One Oncorhynchus kisutch isolate 150728-3 linkage group LG13, Okis_V2, whole genome shotgun sequence DNA window includes the following coding sequences:
- the LOC109902177 gene encoding lysophospholipid acyltransferase 5 isoform X2 — protein sequence MMRLMGRTITTVLSSFIFQMAYLLSGYYYTATEEYDIKWTMPQCVLALKLIGLSFDYYDGGQEPSKLNEEQKRSALANVPSLLEVIGFSYFYGGFLVGPQFTLRSYQRLVKGELTDCPGQPPNSVIPAMKRFSLGLLCLVIYAIFSPHYPDSYYLTDEYDAQPFWYRCVFILLWAKVILYKYVSCWVIAEGVCILSGLGYNGLGQNGEHQWDACANMKVWTFETTPLFTGTIASFNINTNAWVARHVFKRLKFLGNKLLSQVTALAFLAIWHGTHSGYLLCFSMEFIIVNVERQAQALVRDSPLLTRLANSPLYPLIYLVQQFIHWLFMGYPLVPFCLFTYDKWLRVYSSIYFCGHIFFFTLYLVIPYLRKVLVPRKERSEKKED from the exons ATGATGAGGCTTATGGGAAGGACGATAACAACCGTCCTGTCCAGCTTTATTTTTCAAATG gcATACCTGCTGTCAGGCTACTACTACACAGCTACAGAAGAATACGATATCAAATGGACCATGCCCCAATGTGTCCTTGCACTCAAACTTATCG GTTTGTCATTTGATTACTATGACGGTGGCCAGGAACCA TCCAAGTTGAATGAGGAGCAGAAGAGGTCAGCCCTGGCCAATGTTCCCTCTCTGCTGGAGGTTATCGGCTTCTCCTACTTCTACGGAGGCTTTCTGGTGGGACCCCAGTTCACACTGCGTAGCTACCAGAGGCTAGTCAAAGGGGAGCTCACCGACTGCCCCGGACAGCCACCTAACAg TGTTATACCTGCTATGAAGCGTTTCTCCCTCGGCCTCCTCTGCCTGGTGATCTACGCAATATTTAGTCCGCACTACCCAGATAGCTATTACCTAACAGATGAGTACGAT GCGCAGCCGTTCTGGTACCGCTGTGTCTTCATCCTCCTTTGGGCCAAAGTCATCCTGTACAAATATGTGAGCTGCTGGGTCATAGCG GAGGGCGTCTGTATACTCTCTGGGCTCGGCTATAATGGGCTGGGTCAGAATGGCGAGCACCAATGGGACGCCTGTGCAAATATGAAGGTGTGGACATTTGAGACCACACCCCTTTTCACAGGCACCATCGCCTCCTTCaacataaacaccaatgcctggGTGGCCAG GCACGTGTTTAAGCGGTTGAAGTTCCTGGGCAATAAGCTCCTGTCTCAGGTGACCGCGCTCGCGTTCCTGGCCATCTGGCATGGCACGCACTCTGGATACCTCCTCTGCTTCTCCATGGAGTTCATCATCGTAAATGTGGAGAGACAG GCCCAAGCGCTGGTGAGGGACAGTCCCCTGCTGACCCGCCTGGCCAACAGTCCTCTCTACCCCCTCATCTACCTGGTCCAGCAGTTCATCCACTGGCTCTTCATGGGCTATCCTTTGGTGCCCTTCTGCCTCTTCACCTACGACAAGTGGCTCAGG GTGTATTCATCCATTTATTTCTGTGGCCACATATTCTTCTTCACATTGTATCTAGTCATCCCATATCTCCGCAAGGTTCTGGTACCTAGAAAAGAACGGAGCGAGAAAAAGGAGGACTAG